In Hemicordylus capensis ecotype Gifberg chromosome 3, rHemCap1.1.pri, whole genome shotgun sequence, one DNA window encodes the following:
- the COL8A1 gene encoding collagen alpha-1(VIII) chain isoform X3, with translation MPLASLRGERGPPGEPGPRGPPGPPGLPGHGVPGAKGKPGPQGYPGIGKSGMPGMPGKPGGLGVPGPRGEMGPKGEIGPMGIPGPQGLPGPHGLPGIGKPGDRGLPGQPGPKGEPGMKGQPGIQGPPGPKGDKGIGIPGLPGLKGPPGLPGSPGPVGLPGIGKPGMIGFPGPQGPAGKPGLPGEPGPQGLVGAPGIQGPPGLPGIGKPGQDGIPGQPGFPGGKGEQGLPGLPGPPGLPGIGKPGFPGPKGDRGMGGLPGPLGPKGEKGHVGPPGMGGPPGEPGQAGLPGIMGAPGAMGYPGPKGEAGAFGPPGPIGPKGELGLQGFPGKPGFPGEVGPPGLRGLPGPIGPKGEAGHKGLPGLPGAHGPMGPKGEPGVPGAQGHQGPPGIPGIAGPSGPIGPPGLPGPKGERGVPGPPGFPGMGKPGIAGVQGPPGKPGMIGAPGQPGLQGPPGPPGPPGPPVIIPPTPPAVGQYLPEVGPGLDGVKTPHGYMGKKGKHGGAAYEMPAFTAELTTPFPRVGVPVMFDKLLYNGRQNYNPQTGIFTCEIPGIYYFAYHIHCKGGNVWIALFKNNEPLMYTYDEYKKGFLDQASGSAVVQLMPGDRVYIQMPSEQAAGLYAGQYVHSSFSGYLLYPM, from the coding sequence ATGCCTTTAGCCAGTTTGAGAGGTGAGCGTGGTCCTCCTGGAGAGCCTGGACCAAGAGGCCCACCTGGACCTCCAGGGTTACCAGGACATGGAGTGCCAGGAGCCAAAGGAAAACCAGGTCCACAAGGATATCCAGGGATTGGCAAGTCAGGCATGCCCGGAATGCCAGGAAAACCAGGAGGATTGGGGGTTCCTGGACCAAGAGGCGAGATGGGGCCAAAGGGAGAGATTGGACCGATGGGCATTCCAGGGCCCCAAGGACTGCCAGGACCTCATGGACTACCTGGAATAGGAAAACCGGGTGACCGCGGATTGCCAGGGCAGCCCGGACCAAAGGGTGAGCCAGGAATGAAAGGACAACCTGGAATACAAGGCCCCCCAGGCCCAAAAGGAGATAAAGGCATTGGGATTCCAGGATTGCCAGGGCTAAAAGGTCCGCCGGGTTTACCTGGTTCTCCAGGCCCTGTTGGACTACCGGGGATAGGCAAGCCAGGGATGATTGGTTTTCCGGGCCCCCAGGGACCTGCAGGCAAACCAGGGCTTCCAGGGGAGCCAGGGCCTCAAGGATTGGTTGGAGCCCCTGGAATTCAAGGCCCTCCTGGCCTTCCAGGTATAGGGAAACCAGGCCAAGATGGAATTCCAGGTCAGCCAGGGTTTCCAGGTGGGAAGGGTGAGCAAGGCTTGCCAGGCTTGCCAGGACCTCCTGGTTTACCTGGGATTGGGAAGCCAGGTTTCCCTGGACCCAAAGGTGACCGTGGCATGGGTGGTCTTCCAGGGCCCCTTGGGCCTAAGGGTGAAAAAGGGCACGTGGGCCCACCTGGCATGGGTGGTCCTCCAGGAGAGCCAGGCCAAGCAGGTTTGCCAGGAATAATGGGGGCCCCAGGAGCAATGGGGTATCCAGGCCCTAAAGGTGAAGCTGGAGCTTTTGGGCCTCCAGGGCCTATTGGCCCCAAAGGTGAGCTCGGCCTACAAGGTTTTCCAGGTAAGCCTGGTTTTCCTGGGGAAGTAGGGCCTCCAGGCCTAAGAGGCTTACCTGGTCCAATTGGACCAAAAGGAGAAGCTGGTCACAAAGGTTTACCAGGCCTGCCTGGTGCTCATGGGCCCATGGGACCCAAAGGAGAACCTGGAGTCCCAGGGGCTCAAGGCCATCAAGGGCCTCCTGGAATCCCAGGCATTGCAGGGCCTAGTGGCCCAATTGGGCCTCCTGGACTCCCTGGGCCTAAAGGTGAACGGGGAGTACCTGGTCCACCAGGGTTTCCGGGAATGGGGAAACCTGGTATAGCAGGGGTGCAAGGACCACCTGGAAAACCTGGAATGATTGGGGCACCTGGCCAGCCAGGCCTCCAAGGACccccagggcctcctgggcctcCTGGTCCCCCAGTAATAATCCCGCCCACACCACCAGCTGTTGGACAATATTTGCCTGAGGTGGGTCCAGGTCTTGATGGAGTGAAGACTCCACATGGCTATATGGGGAAGAAAGGCAAACATGGTGGTGCTGCCTATGAGATGCCAGCTTTCACAGCTGAGCTCACCACACCTTTCCCACGGGTTGGGGTACCTGTGATGTTTGACAAGCTCCTCTATAATGGCAGGCAGAACTATAACCCACAGACTGGCATCTTCACCTGCGAAATCCCTGGGATTTACTACTTTGCCTACCACATCCACTGTAAAGGGGGGAATGTCTGGATAGCTCTGTTCAAGAACAATGAGCCACTGATGTATACGTACGATGAATACAAGAAAGGCTTTCTGGACCAAGCTTCCGGGAGTGCTGTTGTTCAGCTTATGCCTGGTGACAGAGTTTATATCCAGATGCCGTCTGAACAGGCAGCAGGACTCTATGCCGGGCAATATGTTCACTCATCTTTTTCAGGATATTTATTGTATCCCATGTAA